From Brassica oleracea var. oleracea cultivar TO1000 chromosome C3, BOL, whole genome shotgun sequence, a single genomic window includes:
- the LOC106335518 gene encoding acyl-CoA-binding domain-containing protein 4-like, translated as MAITRATSGPAYPERFYAAASYVGLDGSDSSAKHVSSKFSNDTALIFYALYQQATVGPCNTRKPSAWRPVEQSKWKSWQGLGTMPSIEAMRLFVKILEEENPDWYSSEFTDIPDPVVDVQINQTKDEPVVENGNSLSETKTVSAENGRLSETQDKDVVSEDPNTVSVYNQWTAPQTSGQRPKARYEHGAAVIQDKMYIYGGNHNGRYLGDLHALDFKNWTWSRVETKVATESEETSPTLLSPCAGHTLIPWDNKLLSIGGHTKNPSESMQVKIFDTRTCTWSMLKTYGKPPVSRGGQSVTIVGKTLVIFGGQDAKRSLLNDLHVLDLETMTWDEIDAIGASPSPRSDHAAAVHAERYLLIFGGCSHATCFGDLHVLDLQTMEWSRPAQQGEAPTPRSGHAGLTIGENWFIVGGGDNKSGASESAVLNMSTLTWSVVASVEGRVPLASEGLSLVVSSYNGEDVLVAFGGYNGRYNNEINLLKPSHKSTLQPKTLEAPLPVSLSAVNNATTRDIESEVEVSQESRVREIVMDNANAGSKVEGNSEHIIAILKSEKEELEASLNKEQMQTLQLRQELTEGESRNTDLNKELQSVRGQLATEQSRCFKLEVDVAELRQKLQTLETLQKELELLQRQKAVSEQAASNTKRQSSGGVWGWLAGSPHEKDDSP; from the exons ATGGCTATAACTAGGGCCACATCTGGCCCCGCCTACCCGGAGAGATTCTACGCCGCCGCATCTTACGTCGGCCTCGACGGATCCGATTCGTCGGCGAAACACGTCAGCTCGAAATTCTCCAACGACACTGCGCTAATTTTCTACGCGCTGTACCAGCAG GCTACTGTAGGACCATGCAACACTCGGAAACCTAGTGCATGGAGGCCTGTGGAGCAAAGCAAGTGGAAAAG TTGGCAGGGACTCGGAACCATGCCCTCGATTGAGGCAATGCGTCTCTTTGTGAAAATTCTTGAG GAAGAAAATCCTGACTGGTATTCCAGCGAATTTACCGATATTCCAGATCCTGTCGTGGATGTCCAAATCAAT CAAACAAAAGATGAGCCTGTTGTTGAGAATGGAAACTCATTAAGCGAGACAAAGACAGTTTCTGCTGAGAATGGACGTTTGTCAGAAACCCAAGATAAAGATGTAGTCTCGGAAGACCCAAATACTGTTTCTGTATATAACCAGTGGACTGCACCCCAAACATCTGGTCAGCGGCCAAAGGCCCGTTATGAG CATGGAGCAGCAGTTATTCAAGATAAGATGTATATATATGGTGGAAATCACAATGGCCGTTACCTTGGTGATCTTCAT GCTCTAGATTTTAAAAATTGGACTTGGTCGAGAGTTGAAACCAAAGTTGCAACTGAATCAGAGGAAACATCTCCAACACTACTCTCTCCTTGTGCTGGTCACACTTTG ATACCGTGGGACAACAAATTGCTGTCTATCGGTGGTCATACTAAGAATCCTTCAGAATCGATGCAAG TGAAGATCTTTGATACCCGTACCTGTACATGGTCAATGTTGAAGACATATGGAAAACCACCG GTTTCACGTGGAGGCCAGTCAGTCACAATCGTGGGTAAAACCTTGGTGATATTTGGTGGGCAAGATGCAAAGAGATCACTTCTGAACGATTTGCATGTACTTGACCTAGAAACTATGACCTGGGATGAGATAGATGCCAT AGGTGCATCTCCTTCTCCGAGATCTGATCATGCTGCTGCAGTGCATGCAGAGCGCTACCTTCTTATCTTTGGTGGGTGCTCACATGCTACCTGTTTCGGTGATCTGCATGTCCTTGATTTGCAGACT ATGGAGTGGTCAAGACCAGCACAACAAGGTGAGGCACCAACTCCCCGATCTGGACATGCTGGTCTGACAATTGGAGAGAACTGGTTTATCGTTGGTGGCGGTGATAACAAGAGTG GGGCATCTGAAAGTGCTGTACTAAACATGTCAACTCTTACATGGTCGGTAGTGGCTTCTGTTGAAGGACGTGTACCTCTTGCTAGCGAG GGATTAAGTTTAGTCGTTAGTTCATACAATGGTGAAGATGTGCTAGTTGCTTTTGGTGGATACAATGGACGTTACAACAACGAG ATTAATCTGCTCAAACCAAGCCACAAATCAACACTCCAACCAAAGACTCTAGAAGCGCCTTTGCCAGTTAGTCTCTCTGCTGTTAACAACGCAACAACCAGAGACATCGAGTCAGAGGTTGAAGTGAGCCAAGAAAGCAGAGTACGAGAAATTGTCATGGACAACGCTAACGCTGGATCAAAG GTTGAAGGAAACAGCGAACACATTATCGCCATTCTTAAATCCGAGAAAGAAGAACTAGAGGCATCACTGAACAAGGAGCAGATGCAGACTCTCCAACTAAGGCAAGAGTTAACAGAAGGAGAATCACGCAATACAGATTTGAACAAG GAACTTCAGTCTGTTCGTGGCCAACTTGCAACCGAACAATCAAGATGTTTTAAACTAGAG GTTGATGTTGCTGAGCTGAGACAAAAGCTTCAAACATTGGAAACACTACAAAAGGAACTCGAACTCCTCCAACGCCAAAAGGCTGTCTCTGAACAAGCGGCATCGAACACTAAACGACAGAGCTCAGGTGGCGTCTGGGGCTGGCTCGCCGGAAGCCCTCATGAGAAAGATGATTCGCCATGA